The genomic DNA TATTTGGCCAACGCTGGGCCTAATAGCTTTTCTAAAATCTGGCGACTGAGAGCGTCTACTTCTTGCTCTAGCGATCGCATTGCCTCTTGCTTTTGCCGATCTATTTCTTTCGCCGCTTGTTCTCGCGAAACTTGAGCTTCTTTTTGCGCCCCAGCAACTTTTTCCGACGCAATTTTCTGAGCATCTGCTTGAGCGGCCACAATAATCGCTTGAGATTGTTTGCGGCTTTCACCTAGTTTTTGCTCGTACTCGTGAGCCATTTTCTCAGCTTTCGCCAAGCGTTCCTGCGCTCCCTTTTGAGTGTTGCGGATGTAATCATCTCGCTCGTCCAA from Kamptonema formosum PCC 6407 includes the following:
- a CDS encoding F0F1 ATP synthase subunit B', with amino-acid sequence MFDFDATLPLMALQFLVLTVVLNAVFYKPLTKTLDERDDYIRNTQKGAQERLAKAEKMAHEYEQKLGESRKQSQAIIVAAQADAQKIASEKVAGAQKEAQVSREQAAKEIDRQKQEAMRSLEQEVDALSRQILEKLLGPALAK